DNA from Nitrospira sp.:
CTCTCGGCAATGCCTGATTGCTCCACCGCTCTATCCTTTTTTTCTCAACATCATTGAATCGATAGGGGAGGTTCCGATGGACTCGTATTATCACACGCATGATCTCGAAAAATTTTCCGATATCGGGAAAGGCAACAAGGCACTGTGGGAAAAGTTTGCGGCATATTACAATGCGGTCTTCGCGGAAGGAGCGTTGACCGAGCGAGAGAAGGCGCTCATTGCGCTCGCCGTCGCTCATACCGTGCAATGCCCCTACTGCATCGATGCCTACACCCAGGCGTCTCTGGAAAAAGGATCGAATGTCGAAGAGATGACCGAAGCGGTCCATGTCGCCTGTGCCATCCGCGGCGGAGCCTCACTCATCCATGGCGTGCAGATGCGAAACGTGGCAGAGAAGCTATCAATGTAGGCGAACATCCGAAGTTCGTTCGTGGTGAGATCGTGAGGCGTTCCCCAAATCCGTTCATGGTAAGCCCTTGATTGACTCAGGGCGAACGGAGTAATGCAGGGGATTAGGGGACGCAACATCGGGTTTCGTTGATCTCGCGGCCTGAACTACACCAAGACCAGGCGAAAAGGGAAAAAGCTCACGTGTAAAGGCTACTTCGGAGCGTCCTGGGCACAGCGAAACCCGATATTGTCGTGCCGAAACGTGGGGGAGAGCTTGAGCCGGTCCCCGGAGCGAACGTAGACCGGAGTAGAGTCCCAGGCCCCACCGCGGAGCACGCGTTTTTCACCACTCGAAGGGCCTGTCGGATTGCTCTCCGGGCTCTTGCTGTAGTAACTTTCGTCGTACCAGTCCGCCACCCATTCCCACACGCTACCGGCCATATCGTAGACATCGTAGGGACTTTTCCCTCCTTCAAACGACCCGACGTCGGTCAGTACCTCATAGATGTTAAAATCACAACAGTGGTCGAAATTTGCCCGTTGTTGACTGGGTTCCGTATTCCCCCATGGATACAGACGTTGGTCCGTCCCTCGTGCAGCCTTCTCCCACTCAGCTTCGGTGGGTAGACGTCTCCCAGCCCAGACACAGTAGGCAGTTGCATCATTCCAGTCCACCCCAA
Protein-coding regions in this window:
- a CDS encoding arsenosugar biosynthesis-associated peroxidase-like protein; this encodes MDSYYHTHDLEKFSDIGKGNKALWEKFAAYYNAVFAEGALTEREKALIALAVAHTVQCPYCIDAYTQASLEKGSNVEEMTEAVHVACAIRGGASLIHGVQMRNVAEKLSM